Below is a window of Mycoplasma sp. 2045 DNA.
AAAAAACAATTATTCATTGAGCACGCTGTTGCACAAAGATGAAAAGTCCTTCAAACAGGTACAGAAGATTCACCAAGTGCATTTAAGGAATTAGCTACTGATAAATTCGTTGAGCTAGGTCTCATAGACGAAAACGAAAATCAAGACAAATTAAATAACGTAATTATCAAATACGCTGAATTACTTGATTTATCACTTCCTGCTAACAAAGAATACTTAGATAAGTATCTTGAATTAAATGCAGAACACAAGAAATTCTTACATCGCGAACGTGAAGAAGATGTTGATCTAGACGATAGAATTAACATCTATCCTTACAGACTTAAAGATTACTTTAGCAAAACAGAAAACTTAAACAACTTCTTTACACAAGTTGCGACTGATATTAAGAACTTTACATATCCGGAAGCAGATAAAGAAGCTTCAGCACTTTCATTACCTGAAAATGCAGATGATGAAATTAAAGTCTTATTTGCATTGGTTTTTGAAAATGAAAAAACATTTAAAGAACAAAAAGATGAAAATGCAGAAATTACAATTGAAAAATTAGCAGACTTTATTAAGTCTTATATTGCAAAAGTAATTTCATACCTTGATTTAAGTAATGAAGATGTTATTAGTGCATACAAAAACTTAACAAACTTCAATTACATTAACTATGTTCCTTCACAAGCAGTTGATTATGAATTAGTGCTTAGAAACTACTTTGCTTCAGCTGAAGATGGGATCGATGCTAACGTAATTGATATTTATGAAATCAATAATAGTTCAACAATTCACAAAACACTTCAACCAATTGATGATGAACTTTCATCAAGCACAAGCACATATTACAATGAAAAAACTAAAGGGTAGTCAGCAATTACTGCTCTTTTTTTACAGCTTGCACACTATGGTAAAAGAAAAAAGCAACCAAATTTGATTGCTTAATTTTCTAATTAAAATACATATAAATTATCATACTTTTTAACATTGAATCTAGGTTTTAAGAATTGTTTTGAAGACTTACCAAATGATAAGAATTTCTTACCTTTTCCAAAGTTAAAAATAATTTTATCTTGAAGAATAAAAATACCGGCACATGCATATAAGTAAAGCGTTCCTATTGCAATTAATGTAAACACATTAAATGGTCATTTCATTAATGGGCCAATTAAACTTGAGAATGGATTATATTTATCTTTTCCTACGTAAATGTAATTGCTCTTTCAAGCACTTGGTGCTAAGTCATCAAGTGTTCAGTTTAAGAAGAAGCAAGCTACAACAAGTAATCCGAATAATGCAAGTGTTGTTAAGATATCTTTGTTTCTCATTGAATATGGATACACAATAGAAACGATAAATGTAGAAAGCAACATAAATACGTGAAGTGCCATTAAATCATAGAATATGTAGTTATCGTAGTAAATATGGAACTCGTATTCTTTACCTTTTTCATAGAATTTACCAAATGCTGTAAATGTTTCATCAGGTGTGTAAGTTATCTTAACATCAGGTAATATAAGCGCAATAGTTGCACCAAGGAAACTAAGTGAAATTAAATATTTCATTCATTGTGGTTTGTTTAATAAAAGCACAATACCGATTGAAATTCCTAAAATTCTACACATATGAAGTGGTATAGTTTCTCATTTACCTGGATATTGTGTAACTCCAAACACAATAGCTCTAGCAGCAATAAATATAAGTGTTAGTGCTCCTGCAGTTCTAATTAATATTTCTTGAGTTTTTGCAGAAACATTTTTACGCTTAATTGCTTGGTGTATTTGTCTTTTGAAGATTCAAATAACAAAAATAATCAACATAGCAATAACTCAAGATAATCTAAGACCTAAATTAGTTTGAGCTAGCATTGTCTCTGATATTTCACCTCCACCGGTTCAAGATCAGAAACCAGGTTTTAAGAAAAAATATTTTTCTTCAAAGTTCATAATGCTCCTTTAAGGGTTTAAAAAATATCTAATAATTATAATTCTTTATATATAAAAGTGAAATTTTATTATTAAGTTATTTAATTTATTAAATAAACTAAATTACCTTGTTCCTAGGTCAAAAAGAAAACCCAAACTACATAAAGTAATTTGAGTTAGATGTATAAATGAAACAATAATTATTTACCGTTCATTTTTTCAAGTCTTTTGTTGAATCTGTCGATTCTACCTGTCGCTTTAACTTGTGCTCTTGACCCTGTGTAAACTGGGTGGCATCCTGAACATACGTCTACTGTAAAGTTTGGTCTAACTGATTTGAATTGGAACACTTTGTGACAAGTTGAACAAGTAACGTTTACTTCGTGGTATGGTAAGTGAATATCTTTTTTCATAAATAAATCTCCTAATATTCCTAATTACTATTTTGAGTAGAACTCAACGATTAAAGCATCCTTGATTTCTGGGTGAATTTCGTTACGTTCTGGTAAACGGTCTAATTTAACTGAAAAGTCTTTTCTTGTCATTCAAGCTGAAGCAGCTTTTTGTTCCATAGCTTCAAGAATTTGTTTGTTGTCTCTTGATTTTTCTTTAAGAGTAATTTCTGAACCTAATGAGATTGACATAGAAGGGATGTTTGCTTTTTTACCATCAACAACAAAGTGTCCGTGGTTAACAAGTTGACGAGCTTGTCTTCTTGTTGTAGCAAATCCTGCTCTATAAACTAAGTTGTCTAAACGAACTTCTAATAATTGAAGTAAGTTTGTCCCTGTAATCCCTTTAGCTTTAACAGCTTTTTCAAAAACTCTTCTTAATTGTTTTTCATTTAAACCAAATAAGTGTTTAACTTTTTGTTTTTCGTATAAGTGTAATCCGTATTCAGATAATTTAACACGTTTGTTTCCGTGTTGTCCTGGAGCATAAGTTCTCTTTTTACCTTTAGCGAATTCTTTACCTGATTCTAAGATAGAGAATCCTAAACGACGTGACTTTTTAAATACAGGTCCTGTGTATCTTGACATAGTATTTTTACCTCTTTCTGCATAACTTAGAGGGTTTATTTCTAACTAGTTAAATTTAACTTAATGCTTTGGATTAAATCAGCTAATCTACTTGCAATGTTATAGTCATGTTAAATTTATTTAAAAGTCATAATAAACTGCTGTTTTATGCTTATTTATTCTATCATTATTTTATAAATAATGAATTATTATTTAGCTCTATATAACCTATTTAAAAAGATTTTTTATTTTGCTTATTTTTGCTTAATTTATTAATTAATTTTGTTTGATTAATTCGGCTATTTGCATTTGTAAAATCAATCAACAAAATGAATATACATTATTTAAAAAACAATATAATTAATAAATAACTTTATTAATTAGTTAAGGAGTGTTATGAAACAAAAATTATTAAGTGGAATAAAACCAACTGGTGATTTAACATTAGGTAATTACATTGGTGCGATTAGAAACTTTGTGCAAATGCAGAATGATTATGAATCATACATTTTTGTAGCTGACTTACACGCACTTACAACTGGAAGTGTCGATCCAGTTGAACTTAAAAAAGCAAGAAAAACCATTGTTGCACTTTATTTAGCTTGTGGACTTAATCCGGAAAATGTAACAATTTTCTATCAATCACAAGTTAGTGCACACGGAATGATGAATTGGCTTTGTACATCAGAAACGACAATTGGTGAATTGCAAAGAATGACCCAATTCAAAGATAAGTCACAACAAATCAAACAAGCTAACGGGACTTCTAAAATACCTACTGGTCTTTTAATGTATCCAGTATTAATGGCTGCTGATATTCTTTTATACAACCCTGATGTGGTTC
It encodes the following:
- a CDS encoding YwaF family protein, yielding MNFEEKYFFLKPGFWSWTGGGEISETMLAQTNLGLRLSWVIAMLIIFVIWIFKRQIHQAIKRKNVSAKTQEILIRTAGALTLIFIAARAIVFGVTQYPGKWETIPLHMCRILGISIGIVLLLNKPQWMKYLISLSFLGATIALILPDVKITYTPDETFTAFGKFYEKGKEYEFHIYYDNYIFYDLMALHVFMLLSTFIVSIVYPYSMRNKDILTTLALFGLLVVACFFLNWTLDDLAPSAWKSNYIYVGKDKYNPFSSLIGPLMKWPFNVFTLIAIGTLYLYACAGIFILQDKIIFNFGKGKKFLSFGKSSKQFLKPRFNVKKYDNLYVF
- the rpmE gene encoding 50S ribosomal protein L31; amino-acid sequence: MKKDIHLPYHEVNVTCSTCHKVFQFKSVRPNFTVDVCSGCHPVYTGSRAQVKATGRIDRFNKRLEKMNGK
- the rpsD gene encoding 30S ribosomal protein S4 — protein: MSRYTGPVFKKSRRLGFSILESGKEFAKGKKRTYAPGQHGNKRVKLSEYGLHLYEKQKVKHLFGLNEKQLRRVFEKAVKAKGITGTNLLQLLEVRLDNLVYRAGFATTRRQARQLVNHGHFVVDGKKANIPSMSISLGSEITLKEKSRDNKQILEAMEQKAASAWMTRKDFSVKLDRLPERNEIHPEIKDALIVEFYSK